A window of Fusarium oxysporum Fo47 chromosome II, complete sequence genomic DNA:
gatctTATGCTCCAGTCCTTTCTCTTTCGCTGCCGCCTGGAGAAACCATATGGTTCGCTTGATGCCCCGTCCATCATATGTGGCACCTGGCTCGCGAAAGGCCCTCCGGAGTTGATCGCGGGCTACGAAGCGAGCAGGAATTGCGTATTGCACTGCCTTGAGAAGATTTCGATATAGATGTCGATAAGCATGTCTTATCTCGGTCGGGGTAGCCATGCTTGCAGAATTTGGATAGACAGTTTGTATGCCATTCGTGTTCCAGTTACGATGAGTGAGAAGTTATAATGGGCCCACTTTAACTATCATGGAACAAATCGAGTTCATGACAGTAAACTGTGAGAGAGCAAAACCTTACTCCGGAGTGGCGACAACACTTTCTTCAACATGATTACTTCTTTATCTGTATCAAGCCGCTTCTCTCATTATGTATGATATACAGGCCATTATCAGCCGTCTAACTCCATGAAAATTCGGTCTAAATATATCGATCCATAGATCTTCAAAGAAATGCAGCGATCCTCATCCAAAAACACACACATCACCTTCGTTTCGTAAGTCTCCTTTAGACCCTGGCACATTTAATTGATTCTTTCCCATCAAGTGACTCCAATATCCTTCAAGGCGATCGTTGCGCTATCTTATCCTGGCGGTAACGCATCCTGCGCCTTGTGCGCCATCTATATGCAGTTATTCTTATAGACAAACTCCAAAAGACTTCATCAATAGTCATCACGTCGGCCTTCTCGGccctcttcttgttggccaAGAGGAGCATACCGACCTTGCGCACTGCTGCCACTATCGGACCTGTTTCGTCCGACCACTCTTGATAGCCAGCCACCAATACTTCGTTCATCACCGCCGGTCTGCATCTGGGACTTGCTGTCATCATCGATCGCAGGGGGGTCGAGGGAAAGTCCAGGAATAGCAGATGAGGGTCCAATAAGCCCTCGAGAGGATCCTACAGGAGATCCAGCCCTCATCAAAGAACCAGTTTCAGTGCCGTGTAACGAAGGAGTACCAGCAACGGTACTGGCGTCTCCAAAGAGCGAGTCCATGTCTTCCAGGCGCACGCCACAGGTCTCTGGGTAGATAaagtatacttataatatGTTAGCAATGCGATCGTGTCAGCTCAGACATGACAAAAGAACTTACCAATAACAACACTGGCCACACAGAAGAATGCATGAACCAGATACATGCGCCACTTAATCCATTCCTGGAGGATAGGCGTCATCTCACCCACAAGCCAGTTAGCCGCCCAGTTAGTTGCTGTCGACAGACTGGCACCCTTTGATCGAATGCTAAGAGGGAGAATCTCGGGAGGATAGAGCCAGGGGATAGGTCCCCATGAGTAACCAAAAGCGGCATTGTAGATCATGACGAACAGAACAACCAATCGAGGAGTCCACTTGAtgtcgaggaagaggaagtaAGAGATGAGCGATAGTGAGATGGCCATGGCTGTGGCACCAGAAAGAAGAATCTTGCGTCGACCCCAACGATCCACTAGGTACCACGGAGGAATTGTTGACATAAGATAGGTGAGACTGTTGAAACCAGTCATGAGGACAGCGTCATGACCAACCCAACCAGCAGACTCAAAGACGTAAGGTGCGTAGTAGGAGATGACGTTGATGCCATTGAGCTGGGCGAGCGCTTGGGCGGACATGGCAATAAAAACTCGGGTTTTGTATCGACGAAACATGTCCTTATATGTTCGCTCGCCTTCTTGGCGTTGAAGAAGGACGTTCATCTTGATCTCGCGATACTCGTCTCGAGCCTTAGGATCATGAATATCGCCACCTCCGTACAAGTTAGCAATGACCACCatcccttcttcatcatggtcgTTGTCCAAAAGCCATCTGTGAAATTAGCAAGCCATTTCGACACATACCAAATATGATTGACTTACCGAGGTGATTCAACAATGACCAGACTGCCGAGCCCAAGCAGAGCACCCATGAAACATTGCAGTCCAAGAGGAATGCGCCAAGAATAGTCACTCTCAATGAAGCCGCAGCCATAGTCAACCCAGACAGATGTTGAGTAACCGACGATGTTTCCTGTGAACTCAATACATGCTAGTTTTCCTCGGTTGTGAGGGGGCGAGATCTCAGACTGATAAACAGGAACAATGGTCGAGAGCATGCCAACTCCGAAACCGGCAACGAAACGTCCAGCCATCATCATGGGCATGGAAGTAGCCAGAGTCTGGAGAGCACctccgacgaagaagatgcaaGACCCGTAGAAGATGGTGCGTCTTCGACCGATGATGTCGCCAATGCGACCGACCATCAGGGAAGTGATGAATGCACCAATCTCTAAGATAGCAACCATAGTACCAACGTATGCCTTGGAAGGGTGATCAAAGTAATCCATAAAGTATGGTCCACTGGTAATCGATTAGTCAAACCCAAAACGAGTTCAACAGGCATTAGAACTTACGTGATTATACCTGACATGACACCCTGATCATATCCAAAAAGGAAAACACCGAGTGATACGAAGATACTGGTGAAGTAGCTGGTAAAGGTCAGTCTATGACATTGCAAGTGACGAGAGTGCATAATCTTACATCAAGGCCTTGCCTGTTAGGCCATGGATTGAACCTGTACGTCCGGCCATGATGGCGCCGAGTACGCGTTCAGCGCGAGAGGGACCTGGGGGGTTGAAGTTAGGAACCTCGATAGCCTCCTTGTTGATAAGGGCAGATCGCGACTGAGAATGACGGTGGTGATGTGAGTCCTGGATGCGAACCCTCTTCTGGTTGCCGTGCTTGGGATGTCGGCGATGAACGTTGGCCAGAAGTTCGTCCTCAACGTCTGAAGAGAGTTGTAGACGAACAGGGTCGTGCTCGTCGGCCAGCTGCTCGCCAATATCGCCGGTGTCGGTCCACGACGATTCGGAGCCAGAATAGGACGAGCGACGATGAGACTTGGCAACGTCGGAGCGGTGTTGGCGGTTATCGTCGCTATCGTCGTCGTAGTCACGATCGTGGTCGTTGCGGGACGCGAGCAATGACGTCGCTTGTGAATCCGGGTCTTGGTATTGTTGATTATCAGGACGAAGGGTCCGTAGAGGAATGTTTGAGGGAAGACGTGAAGACTTTGAGGGAGGAATTTTGGGAAGATGGGGCTGTTAAGCAGCAGCGCCCGTCTGCAGAGAGATTGAAGGTAAAAGGTACGGAAAGAGAAGGGGAAAGGCCGAGAGACAACGAGGTCATCGGCACCTTGAACGGCCCAGCGATAGACGGAGGGGAATGGGAAAGATGGGGTCGGGTGACCGGGGTGTGGACGGTACGGAATCAGGGTCTATCGGCGTCTATGGGAGGATTCAATGGGTAAAAAAAAGATTGACTGGTGAACACAGCAAAAGATAGTGATACCTGACTGGGGCGCGGGCTCAATTGGGCGTGTGAGGTGGGTTCCTAGTCAGTTGAGATATGCTGTATCaggccttgttcttctgggCTTGTTGGGACCCCTGGTTGGTGGTAGCTCAAACTGCGTCACTCGGCAGCGTAGATTTGGGGATCAGGTACTTTGGAGTGACCTTGGACAAATTGCGTGTGCGTGAGGTTGAGATGCGGTACAGGCGGAATGCGCGGTAATAATCGGCAAGCAAAGCGCTGTCATGGGCCCTTTGGCTGAATTGATGAACGATCTTCAGAAACAGAACGAACTAGACAAGATCAAACTGCCTAGGATGGGGTCGCAGCTGGGGAAAAGCTGGAGTGCAGCACGCGGAGGTAAGCTGTAGCTGGCTAGGGGTCGGTGCAGTGGACGATAGGCAGATGACCACGATTGAGACAGGATAGGACCTCAAGCGGACAGTTGCTGCACCAAGTGACAAATTTCAATAATAGTCAGGCGAGACAGCAGCAGGGGCAGCGATCACGAAAATGTGCAAGCGATACGTTTGGGGGGGAGGAATGATCGACTTATGGGTGAGGAAAACAGCGCGAAAGGAGGTGATTTGATGATAAGGATGAAGGTTGGTAACGAAGGGGgaataaagaagaagaaaatgctgttcaagatgaaggaaggGCAGCAACTTGAGGGATAGGACAAGTCGACGACTAAAACTCGATCGAGAGCAAGCAAGGGGACGGCTGCTGGAAAATAGTATGTACGGGAGTTTGCCGTTCAGGGGAGGCTTTCAGGAGTCAAGGTCGCGTTTGCCTGGCCTGGGCTGTCAGATTGAGATGGAGGATCTCTAATTACTGCATTGCATCCAATTGTTGCACTGTACTGACTGGGCTGTCTGTATCTGATCTCCATACTCGCTACTCTATCTCAAGTACAGTAGCGATTCCACTTTACCCAATCTCTAATATTGCCTGATTGCATGATCATCAGTCAGTTCGCTCTATCCAGTTTCAATTTCTACCGTTTTCTCAGGGGTAATAATGGCTCATCTCTGCCAGCCTTAAACTCTGAATTTCAACGGTCTTACGGATACAGTACCTTCACGTGCTTCCAGTTTGTCAACTCGATGAGACTGTGTCTAGGAGACTCCACGTTCACAAGCGGGCACTTCTCCACGCTTTTTACTATAGACGCTCGGGGCAAGCTGGCAAGCTTGCCGTCCGTCGTAGGTCATTTCGAACTATCGTGAAGTGTGGGGTGTGTGGACGCGTTATAGAGCCAAGACAGCCATAGTGGGGGTTCACAGGCAGCTTCGTCGATAAAAACCACCGTTTCTCTCAATCAATAGAGAGCAAAATAAGGATGCCACTCTGAAAAGATCTCTCCTCAGCTGAGACAAGTCAGATGAAGCGCTGCTAGATCTGACTCGTAATCGCATCCAAGGCTGTGCAAGCATAGCCAGTCACATGCCTTGTTACCCATTCAGTTGGAACTCGAGTGTGACTGTGGGCGGGAAGCTGGAAATATGCAGGTTCCAGTAATTCCCTCCTGGCAGGACATGCAGTTCATGCGCTTTGTTTTATCCTCATCTGCAACTTGAGACGTGTTCGTGAACAGGTGAGCCATTGGCTCCCCTCTCGTCTTTTGTCATGAGTCTTTGAGGCAGCTCACACAACGTTTGCAACCAAGATCCAATATTAAAAGCGGTCGGTTCTAATCGTTGGTATTTCCCCACGAAGTCAATGTTCACGAGGATATTCTCTCCGCATACTAAGTAACCCCCAGATTTCATGG
This region includes:
- a CDS encoding and other transporter-domain-containing protein, with protein sequence MAGRTGSIHGLTGKALIYFTSIFVSLGVFLFGYDQGVMSGIITGPYFMDYFDHPSKAYVGTMVAILEIGAFITSLMVGRIGDIIGRRRTIFYGSCIFFVGGALQTLATSMPMMMAGRFVAGFGVGMLSTIVPVYQSEISPPHNRGKLACIEFTGNIVGYSTSVWVDYGCGFIESDYSWRIPLGLQCFMGALLGLGSLVIVESPRWLLDNDHDEEGMVVIANLYGGGDIHDPKARDEYREIKMNVLLQRQEGERTYKDMFRRYKTRVFIAMSAQALAQLNGINVISYYAPYVFESAGWVGHDAVLMTGFNSLTYLMSTIPPWYLVDRWGRRKILLSGATAMAISLSLISYFLFLDIKWTPRLVVLFVMIYNAAFGYSWGPIPWLYPPEILPLSIRSKGASLSTATNWAANWLVGEMTPILQEWIKWRMYLVHAFFCVASVVIVYFIYPETCGVRLEDMDSLFGDASTVAGTPSLHGTETGSLMRAGSPVGSSRGLIGPSSAIPGLSLDPPAIDDDSKSQMQTGGDERSIGGWLSRVVGRNRSDSGSSAQGRYAPLGQQEEGREGRRDDY